Proteins encoded by one window of Brienomyrus brachyistius isolate T26 chromosome 1, BBRACH_0.4, whole genome shotgun sequence:
- the nfkbiz gene encoding NF-kappa-B inhibitor zeta isoform X1 encodes MIIETTSEDFGVPMDQEGVMTGSPWSLWSFYGNSSSPPGSIGAQSPESPSSDSDSGKTWTVSHSESCAFMKSAQGDCLTVNANPKATYQGVRVKNPVKELIMKKRGMEVRLFSKGLDNCSALATALQGIKRPASSCPPGISSPKKPASCRYSPVIVPDTFLGNIQVPCSHGDVDGPLQENVQSPGHFLGICDIRETRERSPISLMTVQVQESPCPPQMDLVGSPPQMNFLSQKQEPSPYLPNDNLSFYTPPKSMPSCLHEQNQVISYLPQTDITGPSPPPFTPQPDLAAFSMPLIAPSTQILGGMSFFQWQIHQEEEKLQGLTPDQLTVRDGDGDTFLHIAVAQGRRALAFVLARKMADVGMLDVKEHNSQSALQVGVAANQHLIVQDLLTLGAQINTADQWGRTPLHVCAEKGHALMLQAIQRTLQASMQQVDMEAINYEGLTALHMAVLSHNAVLQDLEHVSPLSPQAEELLQKRKLLGECVSTLLAMGSSYKSKDRKSGRTALHIATEEANVELLRLFLDQPDSLSVINEKAYNGNTVLHIASSLQGRVAQVDAVKLLMRRGADPSAKNLENEQPTQLVPEGPRGDQVRRILKGKESQIRSIPY; translated from the exons ATGATCATTGAAACGACGTCGGAGGACTTTGGAGTCCCGATGGACCAGGAAGGCGTGATGACAGGCAGCCCGTGGAGTTTGTGGTCTTTCTACGGAAACTCCTCGTCCCCGCCCGGGTCTATCGGAGCCCAGTCTCCCGAGTCACCGAGTTCCGACTCCGACTCGGGAAAAACCTGGACGGTATCTCACAGCGAAAGCTGCGCCTTTATGAAAAGCGCACAGG GCGATTGTCTGACCGTGAACGCGAATCCGAAGGCGACGTATCAAGGCGTCCGAGTCAAGAACCCAGTCAAGGAGCTGATCATGAAGAAGCGCGGCATGGAG GTGAGACTGTTCTCTAAAGGACTCGATAACTGCTCAG CTTTGGCCACAGCTCTGCAAGGCATTAAGCGGCCAGCTTCAAGTTGCCCTCCTGGCATTTCCAGCCCTAAGAAGCCAGCCTCATGCCGATACAGCCCGGTCATCGTCCCCGACACTTTCCTAGGCAACATCCAG GTGCCCTGTTCTCATGGCGACGTGGATGGCCCCCTACAGGAGAATGTCCAGAGCCCGGGGCACTTCCTGGGCATTTGTGACATCCGTGAGACCAGAGAGCGCTCCCCCATTTCCTTGATGACGGTGCAGGTGCAGGAGagcccctgccccccacagATGGACTTGGTTGGAAGCCCCCCCCAAATGAACTTTCTGTCACAAAAGCAGGAGCCATCACCTTATCTCCCCAATGacaatttgtccttttacaccCCCCCAAAATCCATGCCCTCGTGTCTCCATGAACAGAATCAAGTCATCAGCTACTTGCCCCAGACAGACATCACCGGTCCTTCCCCCCCTCCCTTCACCCCCCAGCCAGATCTTGCGGCCTTTTCCATGCCGCTCATTGCCCCATCCACACAGATCTTGGGGGGCATGTCCTTCTTCCAGTGGCAGATCCATCAGGAGGAGGAAAAACTGCAGGGACTGACCCCCGATCAGCTGACTGTGCGGGATGGAGACGGTGACAC GTTCCTGCACATCGCAGTGGCACAGGGGAGGCGAGCTCTGGCCTTTGTTCTTGCCAGGAAGATGGCTGACGTTGGCATGTTAGATGTCAAGGAGCACAACAGTCAG AGTGCCCTGCAGGTGGGCGTGGCCGCCAACCAGCACCTGATTGTGCAGGACCTCCTGACTCTAGGAGCACAGATCAACACTGCTGACCAATGGGGGCGAACGCCGCTTCATGTTTGTGCTGAGAAGGGCCACGCCCTAATGCTCCAG GCCATCCAGAGGACCCTGCAGGCCAGCATGCAGCAAGTGGACATGGAGGCCATCAACTATGAAG GTCTGACAGCACTTCACATGGCGGTGTTGTCCCACAATGCCGTGCTCCAGGACCTGGAGCATGTTTCCCCACTGAGCCCCCAGGCTGAGGAGCTGTTGCAAAAGCGGAAGCTTCTAGGGGAGTGTGTTAGCACCCTGCTGGCCATGGGATCCTCCTACAAGAGCAAG GACCGTAAAAGTGGGCGGACTGCATTACATATTGCCACGGAGGAGGCCAACGTGGAGCTTCTTCGCCTCTTCCTGGACCAGCCCGACTCCTTATCTGTTATAAATGAGAAG GCATACAATGGAAACACCGTGCTCCACATAGCTAGCTCCCTTCAGGGCCGGGTTGCCCAGGTAGATGCTGTCAAGCTGCTCATGCGACGTGGTGCTGACCCCAGTGCCAAGAACCTGGAGAACGAACAGCCCACCCAGTTGGTCCCGGAAGGACCCCGGGGGGATCAG GTGCGGAGAATCCTGAAGGGCAAGGAATCCCAAATACGATCCATCCCGTACTAA
- the nfkbiz gene encoding NF-kappa-B inhibitor zeta isoform X2, whose protein sequence is MIIETTSEDFGVPMDQEGVMTGSPWSLWSFYGNSSSPPGSIGAQSPESPSSDSDSGKTWTVSHSESCAFMKSAQALATALQGIKRPASSCPPGISSPKKPASCRYSPVIVPDTFLGNIQVPCSHGDVDGPLQENVQSPGHFLGICDIRETRERSPISLMTVQVQESPCPPQMDLVGSPPQMNFLSQKQEPSPYLPNDNLSFYTPPKSMPSCLHEQNQVISYLPQTDITGPSPPPFTPQPDLAAFSMPLIAPSTQILGGMSFFQWQIHQEEEKLQGLTPDQLTVRDGDGDTFLHIAVAQGRRALAFVLARKMADVGMLDVKEHNSQSALQVGVAANQHLIVQDLLTLGAQINTADQWGRTPLHVCAEKGHALMLQAIQRTLQASMQQVDMEAINYEGLTALHMAVLSHNAVLQDLEHVSPLSPQAEELLQKRKLLGECVSTLLAMGSSYKSKDRKSGRTALHIATEEANVELLRLFLDQPDSLSVINEKAYNGNTVLHIASSLQGRVAQVDAVKLLMRRGADPSAKNLENEQPTQLVPEGPRGDQVRRILKGKESQIRSIPY, encoded by the exons ATGATCATTGAAACGACGTCGGAGGACTTTGGAGTCCCGATGGACCAGGAAGGCGTGATGACAGGCAGCCCGTGGAGTTTGTGGTCTTTCTACGGAAACTCCTCGTCCCCGCCCGGGTCTATCGGAGCCCAGTCTCCCGAGTCACCGAGTTCCGACTCCGACTCGGGAAAAACCTGGACGGTATCTCACAGCGAAAGCTGCGCCTTTATGAAAAGCGCACAGG CTTTGGCCACAGCTCTGCAAGGCATTAAGCGGCCAGCTTCAAGTTGCCCTCCTGGCATTTCCAGCCCTAAGAAGCCAGCCTCATGCCGATACAGCCCGGTCATCGTCCCCGACACTTTCCTAGGCAACATCCAG GTGCCCTGTTCTCATGGCGACGTGGATGGCCCCCTACAGGAGAATGTCCAGAGCCCGGGGCACTTCCTGGGCATTTGTGACATCCGTGAGACCAGAGAGCGCTCCCCCATTTCCTTGATGACGGTGCAGGTGCAGGAGagcccctgccccccacagATGGACTTGGTTGGAAGCCCCCCCCAAATGAACTTTCTGTCACAAAAGCAGGAGCCATCACCTTATCTCCCCAATGacaatttgtccttttacaccCCCCCAAAATCCATGCCCTCGTGTCTCCATGAACAGAATCAAGTCATCAGCTACTTGCCCCAGACAGACATCACCGGTCCTTCCCCCCCTCCCTTCACCCCCCAGCCAGATCTTGCGGCCTTTTCCATGCCGCTCATTGCCCCATCCACACAGATCTTGGGGGGCATGTCCTTCTTCCAGTGGCAGATCCATCAGGAGGAGGAAAAACTGCAGGGACTGACCCCCGATCAGCTGACTGTGCGGGATGGAGACGGTGACAC GTTCCTGCACATCGCAGTGGCACAGGGGAGGCGAGCTCTGGCCTTTGTTCTTGCCAGGAAGATGGCTGACGTTGGCATGTTAGATGTCAAGGAGCACAACAGTCAG AGTGCCCTGCAGGTGGGCGTGGCCGCCAACCAGCACCTGATTGTGCAGGACCTCCTGACTCTAGGAGCACAGATCAACACTGCTGACCAATGGGGGCGAACGCCGCTTCATGTTTGTGCTGAGAAGGGCCACGCCCTAATGCTCCAG GCCATCCAGAGGACCCTGCAGGCCAGCATGCAGCAAGTGGACATGGAGGCCATCAACTATGAAG GTCTGACAGCACTTCACATGGCGGTGTTGTCCCACAATGCCGTGCTCCAGGACCTGGAGCATGTTTCCCCACTGAGCCCCCAGGCTGAGGAGCTGTTGCAAAAGCGGAAGCTTCTAGGGGAGTGTGTTAGCACCCTGCTGGCCATGGGATCCTCCTACAAGAGCAAG GACCGTAAAAGTGGGCGGACTGCATTACATATTGCCACGGAGGAGGCCAACGTGGAGCTTCTTCGCCTCTTCCTGGACCAGCCCGACTCCTTATCTGTTATAAATGAGAAG GCATACAATGGAAACACCGTGCTCCACATAGCTAGCTCCCTTCAGGGCCGGGTTGCCCAGGTAGATGCTGTCAAGCTGCTCATGCGACGTGGTGCTGACCCCAGTGCCAAGAACCTGGAGAACGAACAGCCCACCCAGTTGGTCCCGGAAGGACCCCGGGGGGATCAG GTGCGGAGAATCCTGAAGGGCAAGGAATCCCAAATACGATCCATCCCGTACTAA
- the nxpe3 gene encoding NXPE family member 3 gives MKNGRRRHWRIKTMWRNLSKYSPLFVILILSCVAFLLRNIYSLEKLDCKASLYQLQQSITAPFRTRSLGQLERNWSNCSSDGLVLSPEEAVEQEHLLESIAWPEPHLPVSPLHHSSSPSSSFFSILPLENDREWRVGDYLEVLVHMRDFRDRPKRHGGDFLLARLHSPELGAGVVGHVVDHENGLYSVLFWLPWAGTAHVEIKLVHPSEAVQVLKRLREDNPDRVYFKSQFRSGPFSETTICNLCLSTQLPLCNYTNYHTGEPWFCYKPKLLSCSSRVSHSKAGYLKHLITSREELFFQRLVNLKVPIPSSGLDSITVLKETEEKPNGAANLDSFKPAGFYYKEVWRPTNDILLRQFDDTAAVTRCLEGKVLRMYGDSTARQWFEYLTAALPDLKEFNLNSPKNIGPFLSVDSIHNILIEYRCHGPPIRFSTVATNQLRYVADELEGVEGGSNTVVVLSIWSHFSTFPVEVYIRRLRSIRAAVLRLLDRAPGTLVVLRTANPQDLDPEVSLYNSDWFSLQLDVILRGMFYGLDVVLVDAWEMTLAHHLPHALHPPPPIIKTMIDFLLSHICPEDTSAFP, from the exons ATGAAAAATGGCAGAAGGAGGCACTGGAGGATCAAGACCATGTGGAGAAATCTGTCCAAGTACAGCCCTTTGTTTGTCATACTGATACTGTCATGCGTTGCCTTTCTGCTACGCAACATCTACAGCCTGGAG AAGCTGGACTGCAAGGCATCTCTCTACCAGCTTCAGCAGTCCATTACTGCCCCCTTCAGGACCAGAAGCCTAGGCCAGCTGGAGCGGAACTGGAGCAACTGCAGCTCTGATGGCTTGGTTCTGTCGCCCGAGGAAGCAGTTGAGCAGGAGCACCTGCTGGAGTCGATAGCCTGGCCCGAACCACATTTGCCAGTGTCACCATTGCACCATAGTAGCAGCCCTTCCAGCAGTTTCTTTTCCATTTTACCGCTAGAAAATGACAGGGAATGGCGTGTGGGCGACTACCTGGAGGTGCTGGTCCACATGAGAGACTTCCGAGACCGGCCCAAGCGGCACGGAGGGGACTTCCTGTTAGCCCGGCTGCACTCACCCGAGCTGGGGGCTGGTGTAGTCGGACACGTGGTCGATCACGAGAATGGACTGTATTCTGTGCTGTTCTGGCTGCCCTGGGCAGGGACAGCGCACGTGGAGATAAAACTGGTACACCCCAGCGAGGCAGTGCAGGTGCTAAAGCGGCTGCGGGAAGACAACCCCGACCGTGTCTACTTCAAAAGCCAGTTTCGTTCCGGCCCTTTCTCGGAAACCACCATCTGTAACCTCTGCCTGTCCACTCAGCTGCCATTGTGCAACTACACCAACTACCACACGGGGGAGCCCTGGTTCTGCTACAAACCCAAGCTACTAAGCTGCAGTTCACGGGTCAGCCACTCCAAAGCTGGGTATCTTAAGCACCTGATAACAAGTAGGGAGGAGCTGTTTTTCCAAAG GCTGGTAAACCTCAAGGTTCCCATTCCTTCATCTGGGTTGGACAGTATCACCGTGCTGAAGGAGACCGAAG AAAAGCCGAATGGGGCTGCAAATCTGGATAGCTTCAAACCGGCAGGCTTTTACTACAAGGAGGTGTGGCGGCCTACCAACGACATCCTGCTGCGGCAGTTTGATGACACGGCAGCCGTCACCCGCTGCCTGGAGGGGAAGGTGCTGCGCATGTATGGGGACTCCACGGCGCGGCAGTGGTTTGAGTACCTAACCGCGGCACTGCCTG ACTTGAAAGAGTTCAATCTGAATAGCCCGAAGAATATAGGTCCCTTCCTGTCCGTGGACAGCATTCACAACATCCTGATTGAGTACCGCTGCCACGGGCCACCCATCCGCTTCTCCACGGTAGCGACTAACCAGCTGCGCTACGTAGCGGATGAGCTGGAGGGCGTGGAGGGCGGCAGCAACACAGTGGTGGTGTTGAGCATCTGGTCCCACTTCAGCACCTTCCCGGTGGAAGTCTACATCCGCAGACTGCGGTCCATCCGTGCTGCGGTGCTGCGGCTGCTCGATCGCGCCCCCGGCACGCTGGTCGTCCTGAGGACGGCCAACCCCCAGGACCTGGACCCCGAGGTCAGCCTCTACAACAGTGACTGGTTCTCCTTGCAGCTGGATGTGATCCTTCGCGGAATGTTCTACGGCCTGGATGTGGTCCTGGTGGACGCGTGGGAGATGACGCTGGCCCATCACCTCCCACACGCTCTCCACCCACCTCCCCCCATTATCAAGACCATGATTGACTTCCTTCTTTCTCACATTTGCCCTGAGGACACTTCAGCCTTTCCCTGA